The window TGCAAAGCCGACGCCGAAAGCCTTCAGGCTGGGCTTCACGCCTACGCCGCCGCGCTCGATGGTGTCCTCGAACTGGGCGCGGCTGAAAGGCAGCACGCCCGCACCGGCCAGCGCGCCGAAGAGCACGGCACTGATGACGCTGCCAACAGCTTCGGCAGCCTGCGCCATGTCGAAACGGATGAAGCGCTTGGCCGCCTGTTCGGCATGCGCCAGCAGTTCGGCGCTGTCGACCCGGCCATCGCCCATGGCGCTCTTCTCGGCGATGGAATACACGCGATGGGTCGAGGCGATCAGCGTGCTGCGGTCCTTCGTGACCAGCCCGCGCTGCACGGCGCGCCCGGCTTCCATCAGTTCCGAGGCGAGCACCACATCCACATCGCCGGGCAGCGGCATCAGCGCCAGCACGGGCCGGCCGCCGTCGGCCTCGGCCTGCGCCTCGGGGTACAGCTCGACGTAGTAGATGGTTGCGCCGGTGCGCTGGGCAACGCCGGGCACCGAGGTCGTCTGCGCCACGTAGCCGTTGACCTCGCCCATGTCGACGATCCAGTCGGCCAGCACGCCGCCGCCCTCGCCCCCCATGGCAAGTATTGCAATCTTGATGGGCTGTGTCATGGTCATCGGATCAGAACGCATAGGCTGCGCGGCGCCTGGCCTCGCCGCGCTGCAGCCAGCCGATCACGCCCGCGCGCACACGCTCGCGCAAGCGGTCCCAGCCGGTCGGGTTGCTGACGATCTGGGCCTTGTAGAACGAGGGGCACAGCACCGCTGCATGCGAGACGTCGCCGCAGTTGCCGCAGCCCACGCAGCTGTCGAGCACGGTCGCGACCGGATCGGTGCGCAGCGGATCAGGATTGGCCTTGATCGAGAGCGAGGGGCAGCCCGAAAGGCGGATGCAGGAATGGTCGCCGGTGCAGGTGTCCTCGTCGACCCCGAACTTGTCGCGAACCATGCGCTTGCCTTCGGCGATCGCCTTGCGCACCAGCGGCTTCTCGCGGCGCTGCTTGTTGAGCATGCACTCCGATTGCGCGATCAGGACCTTGGGCCCCTTCTGCTTCGTCGTGAGTGCCTCCTTGATGACATCGCGCATGCCCGCGACGTCGTAGGTGCGGCGCATCGTGCGCACCCATTGAACGCCCACGCCGCGCACCGCGCGCTCGATGGCGTGGCCGGTGCTGCGCGTCGCGTTCTGCGCCTTCGACGACAGGATGTCCTGCCCGCCGGTGGCCGAGGTGTAGTTGTTGTCGACGACGATGGTCAGGTTGTCGCTCTGGTTGAAGACGGCATTGGCCACGCCGCTGGTCAGCCCGTTGTGCCAGAAGCCGCCGTCACCCATCATCGAGATCGCGCGCTTGCCTGCAGGCGCATTGAGCGCGGATGCGCCGGCGCCGCCCAGGCCGTAGCCCATGGTGGTGTTGCCGATGTTGAAGGGCGGCAGGATGGAGAACAGATGGCAGCCGATGTCGGCGCTCACGTGATGCGGGCCGAGCTCGCGCTCCACCAGCTTCATCGCGCTGAAGATCGGGCGCTCGGGGCAGCCGGTGCAAAAGCCCGGCGGGCGGGCGTGCACGCTGTCGCCCAGCGGCAGGGCCGGCTCCGGCGCGTTGTCGACGCCGATTTCGGCCACTTCCTTGAGCGGGATCACCTTGCGCACCGCCGCCGGGACCGGCAGGGGCTGCAGCCGCCCATAGCGCTCGCCGAAGGCGCGTGCGCCCTTGAGCAGTTCGGCCGCGGTGTATTCGCCGGCCACGGGCAACATGTCCTTGCCATGGAGCGCGGTGGTGGAGCCAGCCTGGCGCAGGATGGTCGCGAGGTTCTGCTCGACGAAGTTGGGCTGGCCCTCTTCCACCACCAGCACCGCGCGCTTGCCTTCACAGAAGCGCAGCACCTCGTTGTCGACCAGCGGGTAGGCCACGTTCATCACGTAGAGCGGCACTTGCGTGTTGCCATACACATCGGCCAGGCCCAGCCGTTCGAGCGCGCGCAGCAGCGTGTTGTAGCTGCCGCCCTGCACGATGATGCCGATGTCGTCTGCGTCTTCCGAGAAGAACTCGTTGAGCTTGTGCTCCTCGATGAAGCGCAGCGCGGCGGGCCAGCGTTCCTTCACCTTTTCCTGCTCGTGCATGAAGCTGGCGGGCGGCAGCACGATGCGGCTGACATCGCGCTGCGGGTTCTCCAGCGCGTCCTTCAGGGTGAACGTGGGACGCCGGTTGGCACCGGCCACGAAGTGCCCATGCACATGGCAGGCCCGGATGCGCAGTTGCAGCATCACCGGCGTGTGGCTGGCTTCGGACAGCTCGAAGCCCTTCTTCACCGCCTCGACGATGGAGGGCAGGTTGGGGCGCGGATCGAGCAGCCAGATCTGCGACTTCATCGCGAAGGCGTGGCTGCGCTCCTGCATGATCGAGGAGCCCTCGCCGTAGTCCTCGCCCACGATGACCAGTGCGCCGCCGGTGACGCCGCCCGAGGCCAGGTTGGCCAGCGCGTCGGACGCCACGTTGGTGCCCACCGTCGCCTTGAAGGTGACGGCGCCGCGCAGCGGATAGTTGACCGACGCTGCCAGCGTGGCCGCGGCCGTTGCCTCGCTCGCGCTGTTCTCGAAGCGGATGCCCTGCTCGGCCAGGATGTCCTGCGCATCGGCCAGCACGTCCATCAGGTGCGAGATCGGCGCGCCCTGGTAGCCGGCCACATAGGAAACCCCCGATTCGAGCAGCGCCTTCGTGACTGCCAGAATGCCTTCACCCCGGAACACTTCGCCCTCGGCGAGCCGGAGCTTCTTTACTTCCTCGACGAACGATCGCTCAGCCATGGCTTGTTTCTTTCCCGTATCGGCGTGGGTGCCGCTTTATCGCACGGTCTCTATAATGTTTACAAGTGAATGTATCCACAATCATGAATAACCCTAGACACGCAAGCTGCGTGCCCGCCTTCGCAGAGGGGGTGCTTCATGGGCACGGCCGCTTCTAGGAAGAAGGCCTTGCGCTTCGTCGACGACTACCTGCCTGCGCTGCTGGCGCAGGCCAGCCAGTTGATCTCGTCGGAGTTCCACGTGGTGGCGCGCCAGCACGGCTTCTCCGTGTCGGAATGGCGGGTGATGGCGTCGCTGGCAGGTGGGGAGCCCATCAGCATCGGCCAACTGGCGCAGGTCACGGTGACCAAGCAGCCGACGGTCACCCGCCTGCTGGACCGCATGGAGTCCAAGGGCCAGGTCGAGCGCCTGCCCCACGACAGTGACCGGCGCGTCACGCTGGTGCGCATCACCCGCAAGGGCGCCAAGACGGTGGAGCGGTTGATGGAGCTGGCGCTGGAACATGAGCGGCGCGTGCTCGAGCCCTTCGGCCTGCTTCGGGCGGAGGAGTTGAAGACGACCCTGCGGCAGATGATCGAGCTGCACGCCAGCGCCGCGGGCGAGGCCGAAGAGGCGGAGGATGAGCAATAGCGGCCTGCGGACGGGCCAGCGCCAGCGTCCGGCAGGACAGGTGTGACAGATCCCGCCGTCGGGCACTCCGTCAGGGCACCAGCACCGCCCGGCCCCGGTGCCCCCGCTGGGTGATCCATTCGAGTGCCGCGGCAGCCTCACCGAGCGCGAAGCGCTGGACTTGCAGCGTCAGCCTCCCGTCCGCCAACCGCGCCAGCAGTTGAGGCACGGCGGCACGACCCGCCACTTCGCGCCGGAACATGTTGAGCGGCAGCAGCGCCACGTCGCGCTGCAGGAAATGGGCGATGTTCAAGGGCAGTGTGTTGCCGGCTGTGTAGCCCACCAGCACCGCGCGGCCGCCGGGGGCGACGCCAGGCA is drawn from Variovorax sp. PBS-H4 and contains these coding sequences:
- a CDS encoding MarR family winged helix-turn-helix transcriptional regulator yields the protein MGTAASRKKALRFVDDYLPALLAQASQLISSEFHVVARQHGFSVSEWRVMASLAGGEPISIGQLAQVTVTKQPTVTRLLDRMESKGQVERLPHDSDRRVTLVRITRKGAKTVERLMELALEHERRVLEPFGLLRAEELKTTLRQMIELHASAAGEAEEAEDEQ
- a CDS encoding thiamine pyrophosphate-dependent enzyme; the protein is MAERSFVEEVKKLRLAEGEVFRGEGILAVTKALLESGVSYVAGYQGAPISHLMDVLADAQDILAEQGIRFENSASEATAAATLAASVNYPLRGAVTFKATVGTNVASDALANLASGGVTGGALVIVGEDYGEGSSIMQERSHAFAMKSQIWLLDPRPNLPSIVEAVKKGFELSEASHTPVMLQLRIRACHVHGHFVAGANRRPTFTLKDALENPQRDVSRIVLPPASFMHEQEKVKERWPAALRFIEEHKLNEFFSEDADDIGIIVQGGSYNTLLRALERLGLADVYGNTQVPLYVMNVAYPLVDNEVLRFCEGKRAVLVVEEGQPNFVEQNLATILRQAGSTTALHGKDMLPVAGEYTAAELLKGARAFGERYGRLQPLPVPAAVRKVIPLKEVAEIGVDNAPEPALPLGDSVHARPPGFCTGCPERPIFSAMKLVERELGPHHVSADIGCHLFSILPPFNIGNTTMGYGLGGAGASALNAPAGKRAISMMGDGGFWHNGLTSGVANAVFNQSDNLTIVVDNNYTSATGGQDILSSKAQNATRSTGHAIERAVRGVGVQWVRTMRRTYDVAGMRDVIKEALTTKQKGPKVLIAQSECMLNKQRREKPLVRKAIAEGKRMVRDKFGVDEDTCTGDHSCIRLSGCPSLSIKANPDPLRTDPVATVLDSCVGCGNCGDVSHAAVLCPSFYKAQIVSNPTGWDRLRERVRAGVIGWLQRGEARRRAAYAF